One region of Pseudomonas alvandae genomic DNA includes:
- the crp gene encoding cAMP-activated global transcriptional regulator CRP produces MVAITPTSKIKNLDKLLMHCQRRRYPAKHNIICAGDRSDTLFFIIKGSVTILIEDDEGREMIIAYLNSGDFFGELGLFEQAGKEQERSAWVRAKVECEVAEIGYSKFRELSQQDPDILFVLSGQIAQRLRNTTRKVGDLAFFDVTGRVARCLLDLCKQPDAMTHPDGMQIKVTRQEIGRIVGCSREMVGRVLKDLEERNLVSVKGKTMVVFGTR; encoded by the coding sequence ATGGTTGCCATTACTCCCACGTCCAAGATCAAGAATCTCGACAAGCTCTTGATGCATTGCCAGCGTCGCCGCTACCCCGCCAAGCACAACATCATTTGTGCGGGGGACCGTTCCGACACGCTGTTCTTCATCATCAAGGGATCAGTCACTATCCTGATCGAGGACGATGAAGGACGGGAGATGATCATCGCCTACCTCAATTCGGGGGACTTCTTCGGCGAGTTGGGTTTGTTCGAACAGGCCGGCAAGGAGCAAGAGCGCAGCGCTTGGGTGCGGGCGAAAGTCGAATGCGAAGTCGCAGAAATCGGCTACAGCAAATTTCGGGAGCTGTCGCAGCAGGATCCGGACATCCTTTTCGTCCTCAGCGGACAAATCGCACAGCGCCTGCGCAACACCACGCGCAAGGTAGGCGACCTCGCCTTCTTCGACGTAACCGGTCGTGTCGCCCGTTGCCTTTTGGACCTGTGCAAGCAGCCCGACGCCATGACCCACCCCGACGGGATGCAGATCAAAGTGACGCGTCAGGAAATCGGCCGCATTGTCGGCTGCTCCCGCGAGATGGTTGGACGTGTGCTCAAGGACCTGGAAGAACGCAACCTGGTCAGCGTCAAAGGCAAGACGATGGTGGTCTTCGGCACCCGCTAG
- a CDS encoding lipoate--protein ligase family protein: protein MSPAISFTVENGLQAEQDLLASVCAGDTESGLLFWQPNDRALVMPRRLSRLPGFDIACEVSAAHGWPVLLRETGGEPVPQSAATINIALVYAPPRSEGDHGRIETAYRRLCDPICQLLDELGGVASLGEVAGAFCDGRFNVNLDGRKMVGTAQRWRQSKGGQRPVGLVHGALLLDDEREAMVAAVNRFNEACGLEQRVRAESHIALHEKFPAPHALERLETLYQELLDSL from the coding sequence ATGTCTCCCGCCATTTCCTTTACTGTCGAAAACGGCTTGCAAGCCGAACAGGACTTGCTGGCGAGCGTTTGCGCCGGTGACACTGAGTCCGGCTTGCTGTTCTGGCAACCGAATGACCGCGCGCTGGTCATGCCGCGTCGCCTGAGTCGCTTGCCGGGATTCGACATCGCCTGCGAAGTATCAGCCGCCCATGGCTGGCCGGTACTCCTGCGCGAAACCGGCGGCGAGCCGGTGCCTCAATCAGCTGCGACGATCAATATCGCGCTGGTCTACGCACCGCCACGCAGTGAAGGCGATCATGGGCGGATCGAAACCGCCTATCGTCGGTTGTGCGATCCCATCTGCCAGTTGCTCGATGAATTGGGCGGGGTGGCGTCGCTAGGGGAAGTGGCGGGCGCTTTTTGTGATGGGCGCTTCAATGTCAATCTGGACGGTCGGAAGATGGTAGGCACCGCCCAGCGTTGGCGACAGAGCAAGGGAGGGCAGCGTCCGGTAGGGCTGGTGCATGGCGCACTACTGCTGGACGACGAGCGCGAAGCCATGGTCGCGGCGGTCAATCGTTTCAATGAAGCCTGTGGCCTGGAGCAACGCGTGCGTGCCGAGAGCCATATTGCCCTTCATGAAAAATTTCCCGCGCCCCACGCCCTGGAGCGACTCGAGACTTTGTATCAGGAACTGCTGGACAGTCTCTAG
- the trpC gene encoding indole-3-glycerol phosphate synthase TrpC has product MSVPTVLENILARKKQEVAERSARVSLAELENLARSADAPRGFAQALIEQAKKKQPAVIAEIKKASPSKGVIREHFVPADIAKSYENGGATCLSVLTDVDFFQGADDYLKQARAACKLPVIRKDFMIDPYQIVEARALGADCVLLIVSALDDVKMAELAAVAKGVGLDVLVEVHDGEELERALKTLDTKLVGVNNRNLHTFEVNLETTLDLLPRIPRDRLVITESGILNRADVELMEISDVYSFLVGEAFMRAESPGMELQRLFFPERSVPVTGSTLD; this is encoded by the coding sequence ATGAGCGTGCCAACGGTTCTGGAAAACATTCTGGCTCGCAAGAAGCAGGAAGTCGCCGAGCGCAGTGCCCGGGTCAGCTTGGCCGAGTTGGAAAACCTCGCACGTTCGGCCGATGCGCCTCGCGGCTTTGCCCAGGCGCTGATCGAACAGGCGAAGAAGAAGCAGCCGGCGGTGATTGCCGAAATCAAGAAGGCCTCCCCGAGCAAAGGTGTGATTCGCGAGCATTTCGTTCCGGCCGACATCGCCAAGAGCTACGAGAACGGCGGCGCGACCTGCCTTTCGGTGCTGACCGATGTGGATTTTTTCCAAGGCGCCGACGACTATCTCAAGCAGGCGCGGGCGGCATGCAAGCTGCCGGTGATCCGCAAGGATTTCATGATCGACCCGTACCAGATCGTCGAGGCCCGGGCCTTGGGCGCCGATTGCGTGCTGTTGATCGTTTCCGCCTTGGACGACGTGAAGATGGCCGAGTTGGCCGCGGTTGCGAAGGGCGTCGGCTTGGATGTGCTGGTGGAAGTCCACGATGGCGAAGAGCTGGAGCGGGCCCTCAAGACCCTGGATACCAAGCTGGTCGGCGTGAACAATCGCAACCTGCACACCTTCGAAGTCAACCTGGAAACGACCTTGGACCTGTTGCCGCGAATCCCCCGTGATCGGCTGGTCATCACCGAAAGCGGCATCCTCAACCGGGCCGATGTCGAGTTGATGGAAATCAGCGACGTGTATTCGTTCCTGGTGGGCGAAGCGTTCATGCGGGCCGAAAGCCCGGGCATGGAGTTGCAACGGTTGTTCTTTCCCGAGCGCAGCGTTCCGGTGACTGGCTCGACGTTGGACTGA
- the trpD gene encoding anthranilate phosphoribosyltransferase, with protein MDIKTALNRIVGQLDLSTEEMRDVMREIMTGQCTDAQIGAFMMAMRMKSESIDEIVGAVTTMRELADKVELKTLDGVVDVVGTGGDGANIFNVSTASAFVVAAAGCTVAKHGNRAVSGKSGSADLLEAAGIYLNLTPVQVARCIDSVGIGFMFAQTHHSAMKHAAAPRRELGLRTLFNMLGPLTNPAGVKHQVVGVFSEALCLPLAEVLQRLGSKHVLVVHSKDGLDEFSLAAPTFVAELKNDQITQYWVEPEDLGMKSQSLHGLAVDGPAQSLELIRDALGRRKTENGQKAAEMIVLNAGAALYAADHASSLKQGVELAHDALHTGLAREKLEELGAFTAVFKVENEG; from the coding sequence ATGGATATCAAGACAGCCCTGAACCGTATCGTCGGCCAGCTCGACCTGAGCACCGAAGAAATGCGCGACGTGATGCGCGAAATCATGACTGGCCAATGCACGGATGCGCAGATTGGTGCGTTCATGATGGCCATGCGCATGAAGAGCGAGAGCATCGACGAAATCGTCGGCGCCGTGACCACCATGCGGGAACTGGCAGACAAGGTCGAACTCAAGACGCTGGACGGCGTGGTGGACGTGGTAGGGACTGGCGGTGATGGTGCCAATATCTTCAACGTGTCCACCGCCTCGGCATTTGTCGTCGCTGCGGCGGGTTGCACTGTCGCCAAGCATGGCAACCGTGCAGTCTCGGGCAAGAGCGGCAGTGCCGACCTGCTGGAGGCTGCGGGTATCTACCTGAACCTGACCCCGGTTCAGGTGGCTCGCTGTATCGATAGCGTGGGCATCGGCTTCATGTTCGCCCAGACCCACCACAGTGCCATGAAGCATGCCGCCGCGCCCCGTCGGGAGTTGGGCTTGCGCACGCTGTTCAATATGCTCGGCCCGCTTACGAATCCGGCCGGTGTGAAGCATCAGGTGGTGGGAGTGTTCAGCGAGGCGTTGTGCCTGCCTCTGGCCGAGGTATTGCAGCGTCTGGGCAGCAAGCACGTGCTGGTGGTCCATTCGAAGGATGGCCTGGATGAGTTCAGCCTGGCGGCGCCCACCTTCGTGGCTGAGCTAAAAAATGATCAGATTACGCAATACTGGGTCGAACCTGAGGACCTGGGCATGAAGAGCCAGAGCCTCCATGGGCTGGCAGTGGATGGCCCGGCCCAGTCGCTGGAATTGATCCGCGATGCCTTGGGGCGCCGTAAGACCGAGAATGGCCAGAAGGCAGCCGAGATGATCGTGCTCAACGCGGGTGCCGCGTTGTACGCCGCCGATCATGCCAGCAGCCTCAAGCAAGGTGTCGAGCTCGCCCATGATGCGCTGCACACCGGCCTGGCCCGTGAAAAACTGGAAGAATTGGGCGCGTTTACCGCCGTATTCAAAGTGGAGAATGAAGGATGA
- a CDS encoding aminodeoxychorismate/anthranilate synthase component II: MLLMIDNYDSFTYNVVQYLGELGAEVKVVRNDELTIAEIEALKPERIVVSPGPCTPTEAGISIEAIKYFAGKLPILGVCLGHQSIGQAFGGDVVRARQVMHGKTSPVFHEDKGVFEGLNHPLTVTRYHSLVVKHDTLPDCLELTAWTQLEDGSVDEIMGLRHKTLNIEGVQFHPESILTEQGHELFANFLKQTGGTR; encoded by the coding sequence ATGTTGCTGATGATCGATAACTACGACTCCTTTACCTACAACGTTGTGCAATACCTTGGCGAACTCGGTGCCGAGGTCAAGGTGGTGCGCAACGACGAGCTGACCATCGCCGAAATCGAGGCCCTCAAGCCCGAGCGCATCGTCGTCTCCCCTGGCCCGTGTACGCCGACCGAAGCGGGCATTTCCATCGAAGCCATCAAGTATTTTGCCGGCAAGCTGCCGATCCTCGGCGTGTGCCTGGGCCATCAGTCGATCGGCCAGGCGTTCGGTGGCGATGTAGTGCGCGCCCGTCAAGTCATGCATGGCAAGACCAGCCCGGTGTTTCATGAAGACAAGGGTGTATTCGAAGGCCTGAATCATCCGCTTACCGTCACCCGCTACCACTCCCTCGTCGTCAAGCACGATACGCTGCCCGACTGCTTGGAGTTGACTGCCTGGACCCAGCTCGAAGACGGTTCGGTCGACGAGATCATGGGGTTGCGACACAAGACGTTAAATATCGAAGGTGTGCAATTCCACCCTGAGTCTATCCTCACTGAACAGGGCCACGAGCTGTTCGCCAACTTCCTCAAACAAACCGGCGGCACGCGCTAA
- the trpE gene encoding anthranilate synthase component I: MIREEFLRLAAAGYNRIPLACETLADFDTPLSIYLKLADQPNSYLLESVQGGEKWGRYSMIGLPCRTVLRVHGHRISVTHDGVEIESLDVEDPLAFVESFKARYNVPTIPGLPRFNGGLVGYFGYDCVRYVEKRLGTCPNPDPLGVPDILLMVSDAVVVFDNLAGKMHAIVLADPSQEDAYEQGQKSLQALLEKLRQPITPRPGLDFSKQSAADPVFRSSFTQDDYERAVDTIKEYILAGDCMQVVPSQRMSIDFKAAPIDLYRALRCFNPTPYMYFFNFGDFHVVGSSPEVLVRVEDNLITVRPIAGTRPRGATGEADRALEEDLLSDDKEIAEHLMLIDLGRNDTGRVSEIGSVKLTEKMVIERYSNVMHIVSNVTGQLKAGLTAMDALRAILPAGTLSGAPKIRAMEIIDELEPVKRGVYGGAVGYFAWNGNMDTAIAIRTAVIKNGELHVQAGGGIVADSVPALEWEETLNKRRAMFRAVALAEQTSGD, from the coding sequence ATGATCCGCGAAGAATTCCTGCGTCTAGCCGCTGCCGGCTACAACCGCATCCCGCTCGCCTGCGAAACCCTGGCCGACTTCGACACGCCGCTGTCGATCTACCTCAAGCTGGCCGACCAGCCCAACTCCTACCTGCTCGAATCGGTGCAGGGCGGCGAGAAATGGGGCCGTTATTCCATGATTGGCTTGCCGTGCCGTACGGTGCTGCGGGTGCATGGCCATCGCATCAGCGTGACCCACGACGGCGTCGAGATCGAAAGCCTCGACGTCGAGGATCCGCTGGCGTTCGTCGAATCCTTCAAGGCCCGCTACAACGTGCCAACCATCCCGGGACTGCCCCGTTTCAACGGTGGCCTGGTCGGATATTTCGGCTACGACTGCGTGCGCTACGTGGAAAAACGTCTCGGCACCTGCCCGAATCCTGACCCGCTGGGCGTGCCGGACATCCTGCTGATGGTCTCCGACGCTGTGGTGGTCTTCGATAACCTCGCCGGCAAGATGCATGCGATTGTCCTGGCAGACCCGTCCCAGGAAGATGCCTACGAGCAAGGTCAGAAAAGTCTGCAGGCGCTGCTGGAAAAGCTCCGTCAACCGATCACGCCGCGCCCAGGCCTGGATTTCAGCAAGCAGTCGGCCGCCGATCCGGTGTTCCGTTCCAGCTTCACCCAGGATGACTATGAACGGGCCGTCGATACCATCAAGGAATACATCCTTGCCGGTGACTGCATGCAAGTGGTGCCGTCGCAACGGATGTCCATCGACTTCAAGGCGGCGCCCATCGATCTCTACCGGGCGTTGCGCTGCTTCAACCCGACGCCCTACATGTACTTCTTCAATTTCGGCGATTTCCACGTCGTGGGCAGTTCGCCGGAAGTGCTGGTGCGGGTCGAAGACAACCTGATCACCGTGCGACCGATCGCCGGTACTCGCCCCCGTGGCGCCACGGGAGAGGCGGACCGGGCCCTCGAAGAGGACCTGCTGTCGGACGACAAGGAAATCGCCGAGCACCTGATGCTGATCGACCTGGGGCGCAACGACACCGGGCGTGTCTCGGAGATCGGTTCGGTAAAACTCACCGAAAAAATGGTCATCGAGCGCTATTCCAACGTGATGCACATCGTGTCCAACGTTACCGGGCAGTTGAAAGCCGGGTTGACGGCCATGGACGCCTTGAGGGCGATCCTGCCGGCCGGCACGTTGTCGGGCGCACCGAAAATCCGCGCGATGGAAATCATCGACGAACTGGAACCGGTCAAGCGCGGTGTGTACGGCGGGGCGGTGGGTTACTTCGCCTGGAACGGCAACATGGACACCGCCATTGCGATTCGTACCGCGGTCATCAAGAACGGCGAACTCCACGTACAAGCTGGCGGTGGCATCGTTGCTGACTCGGTGCCGGCATTGGAGTGGGAAGAAACCCTGAACAAGCGTCGGGCGATGTTCCGTGCCGTGGCGTTGGCGGAGCAGACTTCAGGCGACTGA
- a CDS encoding phosphoglycolate phosphatase, whose translation MSGFEQLFPGSLPRLVMFDLDGTLVDSVPDLAAAVDSMLLKLGRPPAGIDAVRQWVGNGAPMLVRRALANHIDAQGVDEAEAERAMELFNEAYEGNHELTVVYPGVRSALKWLHKQGVEMALITNKPERFVAPLLDQMKIGRYFRWIIGGDTLPQKKPDPAALFFVMKMANIPASQSLFVGDSRSDVLAAKAAGVKCVALSYGYNHGRPIAEEFPTLVIDDLRLLIPGCLDPAAEITLPDAVQSSSGNAIVVVTRKLWMKVMKALARWRWRA comes from the coding sequence ATGAGCGGCTTCGAGCAGCTGTTTCCCGGCAGCCTGCCGCGCCTGGTGATGTTCGACCTGGATGGCACGCTGGTCGATTCGGTACCGGATCTCGCGGCCGCCGTGGACAGCATGCTGCTCAAGCTCGGACGCCCACCCGCCGGCATCGACGCGGTGCGCCAGTGGGTGGGCAACGGTGCGCCGATGCTGGTGCGTCGGGCCCTGGCCAACCACATCGATGCCCAAGGCGTCGATGAAGCCGAAGCCGAACGGGCGATGGAACTGTTCAATGAAGCCTACGAAGGCAACCACGAACTGACCGTGGTCTACCCCGGTGTGCGTTCCGCGCTCAAATGGCTGCACAAGCAAGGCGTGGAAATGGCGCTGATCACCAACAAGCCGGAGCGCTTCGTCGCGCCGCTGCTGGACCAGATGAAAATCGGCCGTTATTTCCGCTGGATCATCGGCGGCGATACGTTGCCGCAGAAAAAACCCGACCCTGCGGCGCTGTTCTTCGTGATGAAAATGGCCAACATCCCGGCCTCACAGTCGTTGTTCGTCGGTGATTCGCGCAGCGATGTACTGGCGGCGAAAGCGGCAGGCGTCAAGTGCGTGGCGTTGAGCTACGGTTATAACCATGGCCGGCCGATCGCCGAAGAGTTTCCGACGTTGGTGATCGATGACTTGCGTCTGTTAATTCCCGGTTGCCTGGACCCGGCCGCTGAGATAACGTTGCCCGACGCTGTTCAATCCTCTTCTGGAAACGCCATCGTGGTGGTCACTCGCAAACTCTGGATGAAAGTCATGAAGGCCCTGGCCCGCTGGCGTTGGCGCGCCTGA